The following proteins come from a genomic window of Bacillus sp. (in: firmicutes):
- a CDS encoding universal stress protein, whose product MSKIIVPVDGSQIADKALEFAISMAKAYGDEIRLLNIQPNLQILGEGIIKDAAATLEREQISYTSTIRVGTPAMEIITEAKDKDVRCIVMGTKGSGNAVSGKLGSVSQATLSMAPCPILFIPV is encoded by the coding sequence ATGAGTAAAATAATTGTTCCTGTCGACGGCTCACAAATTGCCGATAAAGCCCTTGAATTTGCGATTTCAATGGCAAAAGCTTATGGTGATGAAATCCGCTTACTAAATATTCAACCAAATCTCCAAATTTTAGGTGAAGGAATCATTAAGGATGCTGCTGCAACTTTAGAACGTGAACAAATATCCTATACATCAACTATCAGAGTTGGTACACCTGCAATGGAAATTATCACGGAAGCAAAAGACAAAGATGTGCGCTGTATCGTGATGGGAACAAAAGGCTCAGGAAATGCTGTAAGTGGAAAGCTTGGAAGTGTAAGCCAAGCAACGTTATCAATGGCTCCATGTCCGATTTTATTTATTCCAGTTTAA
- a CDS encoding YhfC family intramembrane metalloprotease translates to MVTKLQITGMVIQILIAILAPLAIFAYLALKKSLSWKSLGLGIVIFMLFTQILEKTFHLFVIDPSGPSLKWTDSSTAYIIYGALAAGVFGEVGRFVGFRFLNKKRWEYKDGLSFGLGYGAIEAMLVSVFAGMSSLMFVRLINSGTLEQTVGASVPPEQLAFIKEQLLNTTFSLYVLGGFERIPALFIHIALSLLVLLAVREGRYIYVIYAIGLHAIVNFVPAMYQNGMIQQIWVIESIIALLGIAAIIFIMKSKKLFKVSLDVSTSKK, encoded by the coding sequence ATGGTAACAAAATTACAAATAACAGGGATGGTAATCCAAATATTAATTGCAATATTAGCCCCTCTAGCCATATTTGCTTATCTTGCACTAAAAAAATCATTATCGTGGAAATCACTGGGGCTTGGAATTGTTATTTTCATGCTTTTTACTCAAATACTCGAAAAAACCTTTCACCTATTTGTTATTGATCCATCTGGACCTTCTTTGAAATGGACAGATAGTAGTACAGCCTATATTATCTACGGTGCATTAGCTGCAGGGGTTTTCGGAGAAGTTGGACGATTTGTTGGATTTAGATTTTTAAATAAGAAAAGATGGGAATATAAAGATGGACTATCGTTTGGCTTAGGGTACGGTGCTATTGAAGCAATGCTGGTAAGTGTTTTCGCTGGGATGAGTTCCCTTATGTTTGTTAGACTAATCAATTCTGGAACGTTAGAGCAAACGGTTGGTGCTTCTGTCCCGCCTGAACAACTCGCTTTCATTAAGGAACAATTGCTGAACACTACTTTCAGCCTGTATGTTTTAGGTGGATTTGAACGAATACCAGCACTATTCATTCATATTGCTTTATCATTGCTCGTCTTATTGGCTGTTAGAGAAGGCCGCTATATATATGTGATATACGCAATTGGATTACACGCAATCGTAAATTTTGTTCCCGCTATGTACCAAAATGGTATGATCCAGCAAATTTGGGTTATCGAATCTATTATCGCATTATTAGGTATAGCAGCAATTATTTTTATTATGAAGTCAAAAAAGCTTTTTAAAGTTTCATTAGACGTTAGTACTTCTAAAAAATAA
- a CDS encoding AbrB family transcriptional regulator, whose translation MKEKTSVLLSQGSFIFLCGMGGLLLSLFGISIGWMIGSLVAASILSLSQPKRLAICIKKGIDRRWFLAGQYLLGIELGRNVNMAVMSVFQDNWLTVIIVLLSSVLFALGTGWLLYRYSSVDALTSLLATAPGGIATMPTIAEEVKANIGVVSAVQTIRVFSVVTIIPVVLFLFLQGNEQKINLASNGAVSSSTIQFEWPQFLWTFPILLVAFVGVWIGKRIKLPAPWVLGSLVGVILVEMLSLGFVNHVVTFWWPHPIVVIGQILIGASIGSRFQKSMFIGLKRILIVGTIGTLLLISAMFLCAYIVSVTTGISLVTSVLAFAPGGVVEMSTAAVLLHADSTFVVAVQTLRIVVVILLLPPFIKFVHQRNAVEKEKVKTSSM comes from the coding sequence ATGAAAGAGAAAACATCGGTTTTATTATCCCAGGGCTCGTTCATTTTTTTATGCGGAATGGGAGGCTTATTGCTTTCATTGTTTGGCATATCAATCGGCTGGATGATTGGTTCCTTAGTTGCTGCCTCTATCCTATCATTATCGCAACCTAAAAGATTAGCAATCTGCATAAAAAAAGGAATAGATCGACGTTGGTTTCTAGCTGGTCAATATTTACTTGGTATTGAACTTGGCAGAAATGTCAATATGGCGGTTATGTCAGTCTTTCAAGATAACTGGCTCACTGTTATCATTGTTCTTCTTTCATCAGTTCTTTTCGCGCTAGGTACAGGGTGGCTATTATATCGGTATAGCAGTGTCGATGCGTTAACAAGTTTACTAGCTACAGCCCCTGGTGGGATTGCAACGATGCCGACAATCGCTGAAGAAGTTAAAGCCAATATCGGTGTTGTGAGCGCTGTTCAAACGATTCGCGTTTTTTCAGTCGTTACGATTATTCCAGTTGTGCTTTTTTTATTTCTTCAAGGGAATGAACAAAAAATAAATCTAGCAAGTAATGGCGCTGTAAGTAGTAGTACGATTCAATTTGAGTGGCCCCAGTTTTTGTGGACTTTTCCGATTTTGCTAGTGGCATTCGTCGGTGTTTGGATTGGTAAGCGAATCAAGCTACCGGCTCCTTGGGTCTTGGGAAGTCTAGTCGGTGTTATTTTGGTAGAAATGCTTTCATTAGGTTTCGTAAATCATGTCGTTACATTTTGGTGGCCACACCCGATTGTTGTAATTGGACAAATTTTAATCGGAGCAAGTATTGGGTCGCGTTTCCAAAAAAGTATGTTTATCGGTTTAAAACGCATTTTAATCGTCGGTACAATCGGAACACTTTTATTAATTTCAGCGATGTTTTTATGTGCTTATATCGTTTCTGTAACGACTGGAATTTCTTTAGTTACGTCAGTATTGGCATTTGCTCCAGGTGGCGTTGTTGAAATGTCAACGGCCGCTGTCTTATTGCATGCTGATTCAACCTTTGTCGTTGCTGTACAAACATTGCGAATTGTTGTAGTTATTTTGCTTTTGCCGCCATTTATTAAATTTGTCCATCAAAGGAATGCAGTTGAAAAAGAAAAGGTGAAAACAAGTAGCATGTGA
- a CDS encoding diguanylate cyclase, with protein MQSRSNKITLKHLIIAVIALAFLLSSVSSILSSYQGNIKLLKEQSLETNRVYALKLSQMVDLYLKSSLQILEFSAANVADSMDNEEVLFNEVNRLQLQETTFNSVVIADTEGLILAGAPEKYALKGKRITSTEGVEVIKNQKPSISNPYKAATGRMIITLSYPIFSKAGEYEGLINGTIYLHDSNFFHTILGKHYYTDGSYVFVVDSDGRIIYHQNQERVNEVVSNNEVVKHLMNGESGAQSVINTLGVKMLAGYSPIKITNWGVIAQTPQSVAIKSVGKQVLNMFLTELPLIILSMIIVIIVAGKIVKPLQSLVKITEDSIQESEMKKLKQLKVWYYEAFQIKNALIQSFSFLHGQVNLFMDKSTIDPLTDLTNRRTLDEILQKWTSREKEFSVIMLDIDHFKNVNDTFGHAVGDKVLKYLAKHMKRAAREQDICCRFGGEEFIILLPETTAQDAYTIAEHLRQTLEKTDSPCGRPITFSAGVGSFPEIATNFTDLLELVDKALYEAKRTGRNRIIIANRINEGITSRELVLK; from the coding sequence ATGCAAAGTAGAAGTAATAAAATAACACTAAAACACTTAATTATAGCGGTCATAGCATTGGCCTTTCTTTTATCTAGTGTTAGTAGTATTTTGAGTAGTTATCAAGGGAATATCAAGTTATTAAAAGAACAATCGCTAGAAACGAATCGAGTATATGCTCTTAAACTTTCCCAAATGGTTGATTTGTACTTAAAAAGCTCTTTACAAATACTGGAGTTTAGTGCTGCGAATGTTGCAGATAGCATGGATAATGAAGAAGTATTATTTAATGAAGTGAATCGATTACAGTTGCAAGAAACAACGTTTAATTCTGTGGTGATTGCAGATACTGAAGGTTTAATACTCGCGGGAGCGCCAGAAAAATATGCCCTTAAAGGAAAAAGAATCACATCCACAGAAGGAGTAGAAGTCATTAAAAATCAGAAACCGTCTATCTCAAACCCTTACAAAGCAGCGACGGGGAGAATGATCATCACTCTTTCATACCCTATTTTTTCAAAAGCCGGTGAATATGAAGGGTTAATCAATGGTACAATTTACCTGCATGATTCAAATTTCTTTCATACTATATTAGGGAAACATTACTATACAGACGGTTCTTATGTATTTGTAGTGGATTCAGACGGTCGTATTATCTACCATCAAAATCAAGAGCGTGTAAATGAAGTTGTATCCAATAATGAAGTGGTAAAGCATCTTATGAACGGTGAAAGTGGTGCACAATCTGTGATAAACACACTTGGTGTGAAAATGCTCGCAGGTTATAGTCCAATAAAAATTACAAATTGGGGAGTAATTGCACAAACACCCCAATCAGTGGCCATTAAGTCTGTGGGAAAACAAGTATTGAATATGTTCTTAACGGAACTCCCATTAATAATTCTTTCGATGATTATCGTTATTATAGTTGCAGGGAAAATAGTAAAACCATTACAAAGTCTTGTGAAAATTACAGAAGATAGTATACAAGAAAGTGAAATGAAAAAATTAAAGCAATTAAAGGTTTGGTATTATGAAGCGTTTCAAATAAAAAATGCACTCATTCAAAGTTTTTCTTTCTTGCATGGTCAGGTGAATTTGTTTATGGACAAATCTACTATAGACCCGCTGACAGATTTAACAAATAGGAGAACACTTGATGAAATATTACAAAAATGGACATCAAGAGAAAAAGAGTTTTCTGTGATTATGTTAGATATAGACCATTTTAAAAATGTTAATGACACATTCGGGCATGCAGTTGGAGATAAAGTATTAAAGTATTTAGCAAAGCATATGAAAAGAGCTGCGCGTGAGCAAGACATTTGTTGCCGCTTCGGTGGAGAAGAGTTTATTATTTTGCTACCCGAGACAACCGCACAAGATGCCTATACGATTGCTGAACATCTCCGCCAAACCTTAGAAAAAACAGATAGTCCTTGTGGTCGTCCTATTACATTTTCAGCTGGTGTTGGCTCATTCCCTGAAATAGCCACTAATTTCACAGACCTATTAGAATTAGTGGACAAAGCCTTATATGAAGCGAAAAGA